The Cyanobacteria bacterium GSL.Bin1 nucleotide sequence CTGATTGCCTCTACCAAGCTTAGTGGATGTAAATCTTGTAATTTAAAACCTCTTAAATTCCTGTCAGTTTATAAATCCAGGCTTCATTGTCGTGGCATTTTATCAAATTTCCCCAAAATTTAGTAAAAGAGATAATTTCAGCTAGAGAGTAATTTAAATTTTAAGCTGAGAGCGTTACCAAAAGATATGCCAATTAAGCCATCCAATAATTTACTTATACAAAGTGAAGTGATTATAAAACTTTGCAAAGCAAACACGATTGTAACGTAAAAATCTTATTTTTCACTTGATTGACATGGAGATTAAAAATGCCAAACAAAATGTATGTTGCAAGAGCGCCTATTAATGGAGGACAGCTAGTTTCTCCTTACATAAAAGATGAGTCTGCAGTTATTAATCCTGCCGAAGATATTACTGTATCAATCACAACCGTATCTCAGCAACTTTACACAAAGTATGCTGAACATTACAAAGCTGGTGAATATGATAACGATTACTTTATACTTTTGAGTACAATCGGGATAGGAAACCAAGATGAACCAACACTTAAGGTACACGAAATACAACATATCGACACAATAGATCGTGATATCACAGACCTATGGGCTGATACTGTACTTGCTATCGAGGATTTTGGAAAAGATGATAGTACAAAGAGAATATACTTGTCATTTCACACCTTTTGTCAAAACTTAGGAGGGTCAAGTTTTGATAAACTGAAAAACTCTTTCTCGAAAATTATCGGTCTAACCGGTTCAATTTTTCCAGGGCTTGCCCCCTGGACATCTATTGGTAGAGTTGTCGTTGATGGAGTTAATAACATTCTCCATAAATTGATCAACATTAAAGGAGAAACAAAATCTGTAACATTTTCATTTTATCCATTCGATTCTGATGCTACAGGCGATGCCCCTTTACAAACTGGCTCTTTTGTTATGTTTTTTGAAGAAACTGAAATTGATAACCTGCGTTTAGAAAACAACGGAATTGTGTATTCGACAACGGGCAAAGATGTCAATCCATATATAGTTGTCAATGTTAAAAATAAATTAGTCCTTTCACCAGAGCAACTCAAGACAAGTGCTGCTGTTGAAATATTAGACAAATATAATTCTGGCTATGGCTATCCTTTGCCAAAAGAAAGAGAACCTGCACTTAAATATTTGGATGCACTTTTAGAATTTGGCAATTCCTACAAATTGGCACAGTACACTGACAGGTATTTTCAACTCAAGCGCAAAGGTGCACAACGTACTGATGCAGAAAACAAGCGATTTAATAAGTTGAGTCAAATCTTGAAGACTGAGTATAAAGACTGGGATTCTGAGCCTAATCTTTAAGAGAGTGCTTATAAAAAGAAAATATTGAATGCTAGCAGACATTACCCTAAAAGAATTTCTGTTGTGGTTACTGAGAAAACGCAAACGGTTTCGTGTCGTTGGCAACTCAATGTTGCCGTTGCTGAAACCAGGAGAAGAAGTGTTAATTGACCCGGCAATCAATCAAACTCAACAACCGCAAATTGGGGATCTGGTAGTTGCTCAACACCCGAGGGAAGACAATCTGCAACTGATCAAGCGGGTGCGTTTTATTTCCGAAGAAGGACATTTTTTCCTGCTCGGAGATAATCTGGAAGAAAGCACTGATAGCAGAAATTTTGGCAGTGTTGGGTTAGAACAAATTGTGGGGCGTGTGACCTGTCGCTTTGGTTAACCCCCCAGTTCTCCTTGTAAAAAATCAATAAACTGCCTCGCACTGCGTCCAGAACGACCATTATGACGAGTTGCCCACTGTTTGGCTCGAAATTCTAAGTCGT carries:
- the sodX gene encoding nickel-type superoxide dismutase maturation protease, producing the protein MLADITLKEFLLWLLRKRKRFRVVGNSMLPLLKPGEEVLIDPAINQTQQPQIGDLVVAQHPREDNLQLIKRVRFISEEGHFFLLGDNLEESTDSRNFGSVGLEQIVGRVTCRFG